The Variovorax sp. S12S4 genome includes the window GGCGCCGGTCCCCGTGGCGGCGGCGGTGGCCGCTCCGGCGGTGGCGGCGGCTACGGCGGCGGCAACAGCGGCTACTGAGCCCTGCATTCCAGGCACACAGGCAAAAGGCTCCCGAGGGAGCCTTTTTCTTTGGTGCTCGCGAAGAATCCGCTCACGCAGCCTTGCCGAGAGCCCCGGCGGTTCAGCTTTCGCCGCTGCGCTTCTTGCGCGCCCGGCCCTGCACGGCGCGGTCGAGCACGGCGTTCGGCAGCATGCGCATGAGCTTGGCGACAACACCCATCTGCCAGGGAATCACGCGGTAGCTGGTGCCGGCCTCGATGGCGCGCAGCGCCTGGTCTGCAAAATCTTCCGCCTTCATGAGAAAGGGCATGCCGTATCGGTTGCCCTGTGTCAGCGGCGTGTCGATGTAGCCGGGGCAGAGGGTGACGACCTTGACGCCGCTGTTGTGCAGCTCGCCGCGCAAGCTCTCGCAGTACGCGACCACGCCCGCCTTGCTGGCGCAATAGGCGCCATGTCCCGGCAGGCCGCGTATGGCCGCGACGCTCGCGATGCCGACCAGCCGGCCGCTGCCGCGCTGCCTCATCGCCGCCACAAAAGGATGGAAGGTGGCCATCAGGCCGACGTTGTTGGTGGCAAAGGTTCGCGCCATCACGTCGATGTCTTCCCGCTCCGTGGTGTCGATGCCCACGCTGATGCCGGCGTTGGCAATGACCACGTCGGGCAGGCCCTGGCGCTTGATGCATGCGGCGCCGGCTGCCAGGATGCTGTCGGTCTGCGCCACGTCCGCGCTATAGATCCGGTAGCTGGCCGGGTCGAGATTG containing:
- a CDS encoding SDR family oxidoreductase — translated: MTTSPLVFITGASSGIGQALAASFHHAGYRLALVARRTAEIETWANARNLDPASYRIYSADVAQTDSILAAGAACIKRQGLPDVVIANAGISVGIDTTEREDIDVMARTFATNNVGLMATFHPFVAAMRQRGSGRLVGIASVAAIRGLPGHGAYCASKAGVVAYCESLRGELHNSGVKVVTLCPGYIDTPLTQGNRYGMPFLMKAEDFADQALRAIEAGTSYRVIPWQMGVVAKLMRMLPNAVLDRAVQGRARKKRSGES